The window ATGACTCCAGAATAACGTAAGTCAAATCACTTCTTCCCGTCGTTTTTACGTCAATGCTAAATGAAAGATTTATGCACAGTcaacgttaacttgaaaagttacactagagctttagaaaaatattttttaaagagtagAAGCAGCGAtttaaatgttccactagatgggaTGCTTCATTGTTTGAGTATtcgcaagtttaatttttacaaaaggaCTGCGTTTAAAAAGGATTACGATTGATACAGGACGGCGCCAATGTTCTctggaacatgttgttactatgaagcacCCATCTAGTGGAAGATTTATAGCGCTGAATAGGAGGCGTACAATCTGCCATAGAACAATGGCAAAATTAATCAACTACCCCTTACATGAATTAGCATAACTTTGTGTAGCGAGGGCGCTATTTTTTATGTCTTCTCGCGTATCGAGGCGCGTAGCTCGTAGTTCCGATACAAATGTGGCACAATAAATTGTAGCATGGTCACATTTTGTTGAGTTTGAGTCGAAGGATCCCACATGTGCGGCCTTCTGTGAGTCGttagttattttttatctggTCGCTCCTTCGCAGTCACAAATATGTGTCAACAATGCACGCAGATGGTTTACGATGTGGACCCTAAATTCCtaaatttattgtaatttattatattagactagcttaagctcgtgacttcgtccgcgtggattaccaaatttcaaaaccctatttcaccccattagaggttgaattttcgaaaatcctttcttagcggatgcatacgtcataatagctatctgtatgccaaatttcatcccgatccgtccagtagtttgagctgtgctttaatagatcagtcagtcagtcagtcaccttttccttttgtaaactctgaggcatgcaggttttctcacctccaattagaaggcggacctcctagccactaggctatcagttcCTCACAATGCCTCAAATagtagtgaaataaaataagaacGTGTACCTACGCCACCTGAtacgttttaactttttagcTACAGGTGGGCTAGGGGTCGCAAAATGCCGAACTGCTATGTTCCACTCTGAtctaatacatacaaaaaacTTAAAAGATATGATGTCGATTCTGAttctataaaatttaatttggagTAAGTATCTGcatcattttctttttaatattcaagTTCGGCGAGTCCCGCATACCCTCCCAGTTTCCGGAAgggatgtacctacttataaaagcaTTTCAAAaaagggctctctctgttacgtaatcccatacaaatcaCAAAGACACAAAGCTAACCATTCTGAGTCAGCAACCAATCACAAAGATTGACTTaagaatgttttttgaaaaaaataatgtacctaattgaatttcgaatgattttgaaaacatgtttattGTTTGTGATAGGTTGGTGCCACAAAatagttaacgcccactgagattttttaGCCATATCGTTTAACGGTATGGGATTTCGTTatagagagagccctatactaacctAATTCCGCAGATAGTTCATAAGAAATGTTATATTATAGTTTACAATACAACATGgcgttattcaaggggcggaccaacacattcctgaaaggtcggcaacgcattggcggttcctctggtgctgcaaatgtttatgggcggcggtaatcacttaacatgaaGTGACCCACCTcacttgctcgtttgctcgctatttttttaaataacaacaGGTAGAGCGTAGTGGAAGGTATCGGGCGGTGGAGCGCGTGCGGAGCCACCTTGCTGTGACAGGTGAAGCGCGAGCGGGGGACGGAAATTCCTCATGTTGTgccaatattatacctaataggtaattatttcataatataatatatcatagAGGTACAACAAGGCTTTCCCActcaaatgaataaaattgaagtctaacttttttttaattattttacggccctggatataGCCTTTTcctcctttaaggcctttctaaaaaatacaaaattgcttaatCTATTATTCTAAAGTAATagctattacataatattaaagaattattaaaataacatttCCCCTCCTATGTTTTTttccgtaggtaggtatctctAGACAAAAAAGAAACCTCTATCAAAGAATCACACTGTCTCATATCTGTTTGTcgagagggtacttcccgttgcctaGTCTACATTCAGTTCAGTCTGCCTCATAGAGATAGGTCTGCCTAGTCTAGCATTGCCTGTGAGCATTGCAGAAGTCTGTCACGTTTTTGATAGCCAGTAAAAATTGGCTCGAAACggattagttaattaattattagttctgcCATCTAGTGGTAAGATTTGGTATTTGCTATATAATTGTTTTTCTACTCGGCAACAGATGGCGcgcaagaatattttatttgtttactcgGTTAAATTTTAAATCCGTGGTTAGGCTTTACTTATATAATAAGATAACTTCAAGTTTCAGATGTTTCACAAGCTATTTGTATACGTAGCTACCTACTGGCTactagttttatatttatttgtttttaggtttgccagataaaaaaaaatccattccAAGTTCAAACAccataaatgaaaataaatgttcCGGCTGCGATAGTGGttgttaaatataataaatagataaCGTATTCTTCGACTATGTAATGCGGCTACATTATTCGTAATCATCCCATCGATGTTCATCTTCATACTTTAGCTAGTCTGCCGTCAGCACTCagcgataaaatattatatagctgTGACGTCGTCGTcggtaaaaataatttattataacctCCATGGCGTCCATGAGTAAATTAACTAATTATTGAGTGTATTCGAGCTTCGAGCAGTCCGTAACAGTACAACGCTTTCCTACAtagtttaataaattgaaataatcaTGTCTCTAAAACGTGTGCTGGTcgtaaataaaacatttccTGACGCGGGattgaaattattaaaaacaaagtgAGTATTTACCTATCTAAATTTTAGGTaggttacctacctatgtttgtaatttgtattttgttcattaaaaaagatattatagtacctacctaataggtattaGGGAACTCATATTCGTATTTCGTATGTTGAGCATATTATGGTCACACGAGTATGGTTGCGCCatttatctactcgtgtggttacTGGTTGCGCGATTGTTAAGTACGTAAGGTTTGGTACACACTGGAGATTTTAATTGCGTTTTTACCAAactattacattttttaattcgCCTTTTTAATGGCCAGTGAGTCGATTAAAGAGTGCgcataactaaaaataatacgGATAACTactaataacttttttttctaaaaaaatattgtcacagATGAATCAGGAATTTCATTTGAGACTAAGAAcactaaaaaagattttaaaagatgcaaaatttaattataacaTTTTAGATTTGAACCTACCGTAATCCCGCACATAGACAATGATCCTGAaagtttgcctgaaataaaaaaggaaattGTTAAGGGCTTTGACGCCCTTGTATGGAATACGAAACATCGGCTTACGGGAGAAATAATGGACTTAGCTGGTAAGTCAGTAATAATCAAACAAAATCCTTTTATTTAGATTGCAACAAAAATCAgcaattttttaaaacaatttatttaataggTTCAGAATAATATGGCTCAATTATCATAGATTTTCTCAAATCATAAGTACTAAAGAAATAAAGATGCTGTGAGATGAGAGTAAGTTAATTATGCAACTAGGTATAATACGAAGTTCTAACAGAAAGAAACAACTAATATAAAGAGGTTGTGTAGAAATATAATGTCTTGAAAAATAATACGTGTGTCTgcattttaatagtttttgaactcGTATTGCAGGTCCAAAGCTTAAAGTCATTTCAACCATGTCGTCTGGGTTAGACCAAATAGATATAAATGAAGTGGTAAAACGTGGTCTGTCTCTGGGTAACACACTCAATGTACTGGATGACGCAGTCGCTGATATCGCTGTGGGACTCTTGATTAGCGCCGCTAGACGATTCAAAGAAGGCATTAGGGAATTGGAAAGGTGAGAGAATGGATCTAATTAAgaaactcctcctttttgaagtcggttaataaaggtaaaggagATTTGCTCCAGCATCTCGATTATCTAcgataaaatgacagctacagtgtgacgatcgtaatcccctctgattggccgacactcgctcactattggctacaatatattgttgcaacaaggacaccataaattcagccaatcacaataattgcgattgtaatgctgattgatgcaggttttacatgCAGTAATCGCTCTGAAAGTTGAAAGTGAGCGTGTTTTACGCACAAAAGATATTTTtctgaagaagaagaaaagatttattttgtaaaaaaaatacaaaaacatattttttgctCTTGTAACTAAATACACACATGACACGACATATTACACGATTGAAAGTGAATGAAGAAGTTCCCTGGTGTCGCCATGCTCGCCAATCATACCATCCACAGAACGCAGCAGCAGCAATGGTGCTGGCCACTGCTGTTGATGGCATTGCTGCTGCTTATTATATTGTGAGGTAACATCTTTGGTGAGGcttcaagcaattaaaatacCGACAAAGTTGAAACTGAGCAGCTAAGATGCTTTACTACTTCAAAATTAGGTAAAAATAGTGGAcagaataatttaattaatgttaTTACAGTGGGGAATGGAAGTTCGGCCTGCAATGGAGCCTGGGACAAGATATAGCTAGAAGTACAGTAGGAATTGTTGGTCTCGGGGGTATTGGCCAGACTATAGTCAGAAGACTGAAGGGATTTGATGTTGCGAGGTTTATTTACAGTGGACGTTCTGATAAACCAGAAGGTAGATGATTTAAAGATACtcaatcatattataaattatttttgtgaatgTAAAAAGTTacaagtatataaaaaaaaaccggccaagtgcgagtcaggctcgcgcgatgaggtttccgtactacggtcgtattttttcgacattttgcaagataattcaaaaactatgatacataaaagtaaatacaaatctgttttagaatgcacaggtgaagacctttcatatgataccccacttgatatagttatcttagaaaattgaaaatacctactaattattagttcatgaccacaatttaatttttttttgtgt of the Maniola hyperantus chromosome 19, iAphHyp1.2, whole genome shotgun sequence genome contains:
- the LOC117990979 gene encoding glyoxylate reductase/hydroxypyruvate reductase-like, producing the protein MSLKRVLVVNKTFPDAGLKLLKTKFEPTVIPHIDNDPESLPEIKKEIVKGFDALVWNTKHRLTGEIMDLAGPKLKVISTMSSGLDQIDINEVVKRGLSLGNTLNVLDDAVADIAVGLLISAARRFKEGIRELESGEWKFGLQWSLGQDIARSTVGIVGLGGIGQTIVRRLKGFDVARFIYSGRSDKPEAKSLGAERVPLEQLLKESDFVILCCPLSNETKHLINAENLRIMKNTAVLVNIGRGGLIDQKALYDALKDGQIFAAGLDVTTPEPIPKDDPLVSLPNCFIVPHLGSATVETRNAMACIAANNVLLSIEGKPMLNPVV